A DNA window from Caulobacter mirabilis contains the following coding sequences:
- a CDS encoding siderophore-interacting protein yields the protein MSPKPARPRYAAEVVDVRPITPHMRRITLAGEGLRLLGIDRPAQWVKLFFPGQEGVARIGRAYTVRGFSHAFAAMDVDFVLHGDDGPASRWAARAERGEMLDVAGPRGGHAIDPRAKNYILVGDATALPAICAIVEALPAHVRARLFIEVANKAEEQRLRSNAALDVQWLHSGAEAPGATGRLELAVQAADLDTRNCQAWIAGESFMVRSVRTHLTVDRGVPEHALDSQGYWKLGVADARG from the coding sequence ATGTCGCCCAAGCCCGCCCGTCCGCGATACGCGGCCGAAGTCGTCGACGTTCGCCCGATCACGCCGCACATGCGGCGCATCACCCTGGCCGGGGAGGGGTTGCGTCTGCTCGGCATCGACCGTCCCGCCCAGTGGGTGAAGCTGTTCTTCCCGGGGCAGGAAGGCGTCGCCCGCATCGGCCGCGCCTACACCGTCCGCGGCTTCAGTCACGCCTTCGCCGCCATGGACGTCGACTTCGTCCTGCACGGCGACGACGGTCCGGCCTCGCGCTGGGCCGCGCGAGCGGAGCGGGGGGAGATGCTTGACGTGGCGGGGCCGCGCGGCGGCCACGCCATCGATCCGCGAGCGAAGAACTACATCCTGGTCGGCGACGCCACGGCCTTGCCGGCCATCTGCGCGATCGTCGAGGCCTTGCCTGCCCACGTCCGGGCAAGGCTGTTCATCGAAGTCGCGAACAAGGCCGAGGAGCAGCGCCTGCGCTCCAACGCCGCCCTCGACGTCCAGTGGCTCCATTCCGGCGCCGAGGCGCCCGGCGCGACGGGGCGGCTGGAGCTGGCGGTGCAGGCGGCGGATCTGGACACCCGCAACTGTCAGGCCTGGATCGCCGGCGAGTCCTTCATGGTTCGTTCGGTGCGAACCCACCTGACGGTCGATCGCGGCGTCCCCGAGCACGCCCTGGACAGCCAGGGCTACTGGAAGCTCGGCGTCGCGGACGCCCGCGGCTGA
- a CDS encoding efflux transporter outer membrane subunit — translation MTGHPQPPTGALFLLVCSSLALSACATSADLRPARVEPDLTTLDAGKAIVEAAVSARPGPTNWWAAYGDPQLDWLMNEALQDAPTISVAAARIARAEALLDRARTDQQWQVNGAGQMTGEYFPDRYVYPAPYAGEVGSEGQFMANARYHLDFWGKRRQASEAAAIRVEVEEAQARDAALMLAAAMVEAYVRLDAAYRAHDIARAGLSRRQGVVDLLAIRARAGLATDIDAAQAREAIASTRGEIARLDGEIARRRHEIAALAGRGPGYGETLSRPVLTPLSGPAPVSAIPAQLLGYRPDVAAQRARVEAAAKDVGVARAAFYPDIDLTGFAGIASLGVANLFRAGSGAAGVGAAVSLPIFDAGRLRSGLAARDAEFDQAVGAYEGTIATALQQVADGIVSLRAERERRRLADQSRAHWARVVELQKAREAQGLSNAIDRLSAETALLLSQRDVAEAEARIAVAQVSLIRALGGAWTPNTPSRGS, via the coding sequence ATGACTGGCCATCCACAACCGCCGACAGGAGCTCTGTTTCTCCTGGTCTGCTCGTCGCTGGCCCTGTCGGCGTGCGCGACAAGCGCGGACCTTCGTCCCGCCCGCGTCGAACCCGACCTGACCACCCTGGACGCCGGCAAGGCGATCGTCGAGGCGGCGGTCTCCGCCCGACCCGGCCCGACGAACTGGTGGGCGGCCTATGGCGATCCCCAGCTGGACTGGCTGATGAACGAAGCGCTCCAGGACGCGCCGACGATCAGCGTCGCGGCCGCCCGCATCGCTCGCGCCGAGGCCCTGCTGGACCGGGCCAGAACTGACCAGCAATGGCAGGTCAACGGCGCCGGCCAGATGACCGGGGAGTACTTCCCCGATCGCTACGTCTATCCCGCGCCCTATGCCGGAGAGGTCGGCAGCGAAGGCCAGTTCATGGCCAATGCTCGCTACCACCTCGACTTCTGGGGCAAGCGCCGCCAGGCGTCGGAGGCCGCCGCCATTCGCGTCGAGGTCGAGGAGGCGCAGGCGCGGGATGCGGCTCTGATGCTGGCGGCCGCGATGGTCGAGGCCTATGTGCGCCTGGACGCGGCCTATCGAGCCCACGACATCGCCCGCGCCGGGCTCTCCCGCCGCCAGGGCGTGGTCGATCTGCTGGCTATCCGTGCGCGGGCGGGGCTGGCCACCGACATCGATGCGGCGCAGGCGCGTGAGGCGATCGCCAGCACGCGCGGCGAGATCGCTCGTCTCGACGGCGAGATCGCCCGGCGTCGCCATGAGATCGCGGCCTTGGCCGGCAGGGGACCCGGCTATGGCGAGACCCTGTCGCGCCCCGTCCTGACCCCGCTCTCCGGCCCTGCGCCCGTGTCGGCGATCCCGGCGCAGTTGCTCGGCTATCGCCCCGACGTCGCCGCCCAGCGCGCTCGCGTCGAGGCCGCGGCCAAGGATGTCGGCGTCGCCCGCGCGGCGTTCTACCCGGACATCGACCTGACCGGTTTTGCCGGCATCGCCTCGCTGGGCGTGGCCAATCTCTTCCGGGCCGGCAGCGGCGCGGCCGGGGTAGGAGCGGCGGTTTCGCTGCCGATCTTCGACGCCGGGCGGCTGCGCAGCGGCCTCGCGGCCCGCGACGCCGAATTCGACCAGGCCGTCGGCGCCTATGAGGGCACGATCGCCACGGCCCTGCAGCAGGTCGCCGACGGCATCGTGTCCCTTCGCGCCGAGCGTGAGCGTCGGCGCCTGGCCGACCAGAGCCGGGCTCACTGGGCTCGTGTGGTCGAGTTGCAGAAGGCTCGCGAGGCCCAGGGGCTCTCCAACGCCATCGACCGCCTGTCGGCCGAGACCGCCTTGCTGCTCAGCCAACGTGACGTCGCCGAGGCCGAAGCGCGCATCGCCGTCGCCCAGGTCTCTCTCATCCGGGCCCTCGGCGGGGCGTGGACTCCCAACACTCCCTCTCGTGGAAGCTGA
- a CDS encoding DUF4011 domain-containing protein codes for MSEAPVEMTLGEAIARNQGMALTVDDVLFTALPLLRAVSTLHQHGRVADLGPGDILETNGVLRLRRPDGLLPRYQLGAIKAVQPPPTSALNIIDELRVTRDSETGLAVETLQAERDADRPITKPVYLPGFDAWELRLGHHDEITDIFRLGQILACLACGLDFADPDELDRFASHRQNLFVVVHRLNPVLANVIVEMTALNRHDRATDLGSLIGRLETWRDQPQALNVERVLATTDGAAPRRTAVLSHLRDRLFDLSRRNRLLHFRATQSSVNLTVASVPLVLRLESVKPDHICTWGGEFASEVAAGKAVNLRRWLRFEDQTYLPNSLDRLISETRRDRAEYGFSHLRLVIAFLRWNNLKEAPEERITSPLLWLPVELVKKKGVTDQYVLQATGDEAEFNPALRHYLRQLHDIRLPETIDLSEVSIEQIHAELQAQIHASEPGVELRLHAKPSIKLIHQKAVQRLQQFQRRRGRDLRRAAVGRPDFSYDREDYRPLGLALFEQQVKPSPLPLRGAVGGRVQAQPVHMVAPTGEAETLTFSLPEDEGHKFAWDFDLTQVTLANFNYKKMSLVRDYNQLIEEPAPNPAFDRIFSIEPREVETAPPPPIPLSDQWHVVAADATQTAAVGVARGGRSFIIQGPPGTGKSQTITNLIADYAGRGKRVLFVCEKRAALDVVFHRLKQSGLDDLCCLIHDSQTDKKAFVLNLREGYERWIVQGDNLDAVATARQAAVALAEEQLARLERFEAAMREAPESLALSVRAMVRRAIALPPPDGSVGPALRERLPDYAVWDAQRDLTGRLARILRDRFGLDSLAAHPFARLSGGLLVHPQAYAQVQTRLEACEAILDELDAAFENDGQLLKSDLSLAEAVALTRAAAQIAAFDLAGRLELLDPASQPARDLTAARSDLTQLSDRVEQTGKATVHWLDKLSPQDAAAALEIARQDETSILRLLKPAWWRLGKELKARYDFSKHAVKPRLTTLLADLAAEHEAVGAREAAEQALRTRYGVRDFPAFVEAVDGLTDQLRSSALLRRMVDALRGAPDAARADGLAADAVARLAAIVAADLHAPPGLTIDDLLEWLRDMREAMDDLPDLIPLLRAAHEAGPAYAGMLQDIAQPPEGLEALVAAESLARLMRKDPELARFDSRALTQAARRVAQAEKIGLERNAAMVRAAQHRKFLGNVRRSTLSVAQLDEAGKQFRKRYATGRRELEHEFGKTMRYRAIREIAGADTGAVVNDLKPIWLMSPLSVSDTLPLQDDLFDVVIFDEASQIPTEEAVPALSRARQVVVVGDEMQLPPTSFFSSTLDEEENTVVAEEDGERIAITLDADSLLNQAARNLPATLLAWHYRSRHESLISFSNAAFYEGRLITIPDQRIEGRSAEIASRRSDDPEAARLAVDDLLARPLSFHPIEDGVYVSRCNLPEARRIAAMVRELLLRDTGLSIGVVAFSEAQQGEIESALDALAAEDAAFGALLEKEYVREDDDQFSGLFVKNLENVQGDERDVILLSICYAPGPDGRMLMNFGPINQRGGEKRLNVIFSRAKHRMAVVSTIRAEAITNTHNDGAAALKAFLQFAEASARGEGERSQAVLGALNPGARQAFASPPPADPLRASLAAELRRRGHEVHEHVGRSQFRCDLAIAGGDGERYSLGVLLDPQPADGQARVREHYVFRPAVLRNFGWPVIEVLSTDWLRDPLGVIERIEARLAGKSEAELDDDPLLAGLDGPLEAPPSRIEPADGEGQALPAASLPETMREFRFKQGTSDKFWRIGRDGLDVTVTYGRSGTRGQAVVKTYDTERRARAEVAKLIEEKLRKGYVEAGG; via the coding sequence ATGAGCGAGGCGCCCGTCGAGATGACCCTGGGCGAGGCTATCGCCCGCAATCAGGGCATGGCCCTGACCGTGGACGACGTGCTGTTCACGGCCCTGCCGCTGCTCCGGGCGGTCAGCACGCTTCACCAGCATGGCCGCGTCGCCGACCTCGGTCCGGGCGACATCCTGGAAACGAACGGCGTGCTGCGCCTTCGCAGGCCCGACGGCCTGCTGCCGCGCTATCAGTTGGGTGCGATCAAGGCGGTGCAGCCGCCGCCGACCTCGGCCCTGAACATCATCGACGAGCTGCGGGTCACGCGGGATTCCGAGACCGGCCTCGCCGTCGAGACGCTGCAGGCCGAACGCGACGCGGACAGGCCAATCACCAAGCCCGTCTATCTGCCCGGGTTCGACGCCTGGGAGCTGCGCCTCGGTCATCACGACGAGATCACCGACATCTTCCGGCTGGGCCAGATCTTGGCTTGTCTCGCCTGCGGGCTGGACTTCGCCGACCCGGACGAGCTCGACCGGTTCGCCTCGCATCGCCAGAACCTGTTCGTCGTGGTCCACCGGCTGAACCCGGTGCTGGCCAATGTCATCGTCGAGATGACGGCTCTGAACCGCCATGACCGGGCGACCGATCTCGGCTCGCTGATCGGTCGGCTGGAGACCTGGCGCGACCAGCCGCAGGCGCTGAACGTCGAGCGGGTGCTGGCGACCACGGACGGCGCCGCGCCGCGTCGCACCGCCGTGCTGTCGCATCTGCGCGACCGGCTGTTCGACCTCTCGCGGCGCAACCGGCTGCTGCACTTCCGAGCCACGCAGTCGAGCGTGAACCTGACGGTCGCCAGCGTGCCGCTGGTGCTGCGGCTGGAGAGCGTCAAGCCCGACCACATCTGCACCTGGGGGGGCGAGTTCGCTTCCGAGGTCGCGGCGGGCAAGGCGGTCAACCTGCGCCGCTGGCTGCGCTTCGAGGACCAGACCTATCTGCCCAACTCCCTGGACCGGCTGATCTCCGAGACCCGCCGCGACCGGGCCGAGTACGGCTTCAGCCACCTGCGGCTGGTCATCGCCTTCCTGCGCTGGAACAACCTCAAGGAAGCGCCCGAGGAGCGGATCACCTCGCCGCTGCTCTGGCTGCCGGTCGAGCTGGTCAAGAAGAAGGGCGTGACCGATCAGTATGTTCTGCAGGCCACCGGCGACGAGGCGGAGTTCAACCCAGCCCTGCGCCACTACCTGCGCCAGCTGCACGACATTCGCCTGCCCGAGACGATCGACCTGAGCGAGGTCTCGATCGAGCAGATCCATGCCGAGCTTCAGGCCCAGATCCATGCATCCGAGCCCGGCGTCGAGCTGCGCCTGCACGCCAAGCCGTCGATCAAGCTGATCCACCAGAAGGCCGTCCAGCGGCTGCAACAGTTCCAGCGCCGGCGAGGCCGCGATCTGCGTCGCGCCGCGGTCGGCCGGCCCGACTTCAGCTACGATCGCGAGGACTACCGCCCGCTCGGTCTGGCTCTGTTCGAGCAGCAGGTGAAGCCGAGCCCGCTGCCGCTGCGGGGCGCGGTGGGCGGCCGGGTCCAGGCGCAGCCGGTCCACATGGTCGCCCCGACCGGCGAGGCCGAGACCCTGACCTTCTCCCTGCCCGAGGACGAGGGGCACAAGTTCGCCTGGGATTTCGACCTGACCCAGGTCACCCTGGCCAACTTCAACTACAAGAAGATGTCGCTGGTTCGGGACTACAACCAGCTGATCGAGGAGCCGGCGCCGAACCCGGCCTTCGACCGCATCTTCTCGATCGAGCCGCGCGAGGTGGAGACCGCTCCGCCGCCGCCGATCCCGCTGAGCGACCAGTGGCATGTCGTGGCGGCCGACGCGACCCAGACCGCCGCCGTCGGTGTCGCCCGGGGCGGCCGCAGCTTCATCATCCAGGGACCGCCGGGAACCGGCAAGTCCCAGACCATCACCAACCTGATCGCCGACTACGCCGGCCGCGGAAAGCGGGTGCTGTTCGTCTGCGAGAAGCGCGCGGCGCTGGATGTCGTGTTCCATCGCCTCAAGCAGAGCGGCCTCGACGACCTGTGCTGCCTGATCCATGACTCCCAGACCGACAAGAAGGCCTTCGTGCTGAACCTGCGCGAGGGCTACGAGCGATGGATCGTCCAGGGCGACAATCTGGACGCCGTCGCGACCGCCCGGCAGGCGGCCGTGGCCCTGGCCGAGGAACAGCTGGCCCGGCTGGAGCGGTTCGAGGCGGCGATGCGCGAGGCGCCCGAGAGCCTGGCGCTGTCGGTGCGGGCCATGGTCCGCCGCGCCATAGCCCTGCCGCCGCCGGACGGCTCGGTGGGCCCGGCCCTGCGCGAGCGTCTGCCCGACTACGCGGTCTGGGACGCCCAGCGCGACCTGACCGGCCGGCTGGCGCGCATCCTGCGCGACCGCTTCGGCCTCGACAGCCTGGCGGCCCACCCGTTCGCGCGCCTGTCCGGCGGCCTGCTGGTTCATCCGCAGGCCTACGCCCAGGTCCAGACCCGGCTCGAGGCCTGCGAGGCGATCCTCGACGAGCTGGACGCCGCCTTCGAGAACGATGGCCAGCTGCTCAAGAGCGACCTGTCTCTGGCCGAGGCCGTGGCCCTGACCCGCGCCGCCGCGCAGATCGCCGCCTTCGACCTGGCCGGCCGGCTGGAACTGCTCGATCCGGCCAGCCAGCCGGCGCGGGATCTGACCGCTGCGCGCAGCGACCTGACCCAGCTGTCCGACCGCGTCGAACAGACGGGCAAGGCCACCGTCCACTGGCTGGACAAACTGTCGCCGCAGGACGCCGCGGCGGCGCTGGAGATCGCCAGGCAGGACGAGACTTCGATCCTGCGCCTGCTGAAGCCGGCCTGGTGGCGGCTCGGCAAGGAGCTGAAGGCCCGCTACGACTTCTCCAAGCACGCGGTGAAGCCGCGCCTGACCACGCTGCTGGCGGACCTAGCGGCGGAGCACGAGGCGGTCGGGGCGCGGGAAGCGGCCGAGCAGGCGTTGCGCACCCGCTACGGCGTGCGCGACTTCCCGGCCTTCGTCGAGGCCGTCGACGGCCTGACCGACCAGCTGCGTTCCAGCGCCTTGTTGCGCCGGATGGTCGACGCCCTGCGCGGCGCGCCGGACGCGGCCCGCGCCGATGGTCTGGCCGCCGACGCCGTCGCGCGGCTGGCCGCCATCGTCGCGGCCGACCTGCACGCGCCGCCGGGCCTGACCATCGACGACCTGCTCGAATGGCTGCGCGACATGCGCGAGGCGATGGACGACCTGCCGGACCTGATCCCGCTGCTGCGCGCCGCGCACGAGGCCGGGCCTGCGTACGCCGGCATGCTGCAGGACATCGCCCAGCCGCCGGAAGGCTTGGAGGCGCTGGTCGCCGCCGAGTCCCTGGCCCGGCTGATGCGCAAGGACCCGGAGCTGGCCCGCTTCGACAGCCGCGCCCTGACCCAGGCCGCCCGCCGCGTCGCCCAGGCCGAGAAGATCGGGCTTGAGCGCAACGCCGCGATGGTCCGCGCCGCCCAGCACCGCAAGTTCCTCGGCAACGTGCGCCGCTCGACCCTGTCGGTCGCGCAGCTGGACGAGGCCGGCAAGCAGTTCCGCAAGCGCTACGCCACCGGTCGGCGCGAGCTGGAGCATGAGTTCGGCAAGACCATGCGCTATCGCGCCATCCGCGAGATCGCCGGGGCCGACACCGGCGCCGTGGTCAACGACCTCAAGCCGATCTGGCTGATGAGTCCGCTGTCGGTTTCCGACACCCTGCCGCTGCAGGACGACCTGTTCGACGTGGTGATCTTCGACGAGGCCAGCCAGATCCCGACGGAAGAGGCCGTCCCGGCGCTCAGCCGCGCCCGTCAGGTGGTGGTCGTGGGCGACGAGATGCAGCTGCCGCCGACGAGCTTCTTCTCCAGCACCCTCGACGAGGAGGAGAACACCGTCGTCGCCGAGGAGGACGGCGAACGGATCGCCATCACGCTCGACGCCGACAGTCTGCTGAACCAGGCCGCGCGGAACCTGCCGGCCACCCTGCTGGCCTGGCACTACCGCAGCCGGCATGAGTCCCTGATCAGCTTCTCCAACGCCGCGTTCTATGAAGGCCGTCTGATCACCATCCCCGATCAGCGGATCGAAGGGCGGTCGGCGGAGATCGCCTCGCGCCGCTCGGACGATCCGGAGGCGGCGCGTCTTGCGGTCGATGATCTGCTGGCCCGGCCGCTCAGCTTCCATCCGATCGAGGACGGGGTCTACGTATCGCGCTGCAACCTGCCCGAGGCGCGGCGCATCGCGGCCATGGTCCGCGAGCTGCTGCTGCGCGACACGGGCCTCAGCATCGGCGTCGTGGCCTTCTCCGAGGCGCAGCAGGGCGAGATCGAGAGCGCGCTCGACGCTCTGGCCGCCGAGGACGCCGCCTTCGGCGCCCTGCTGGAGAAGGAATATGTCCGCGAGGACGACGACCAGTTCAGCGGTCTGTTCGTGAAGAACCTCGAGAACGTTCAGGGCGACGAGCGGGACGTCATCCTACTCAGCATCTGCTACGCGCCGGGGCCGGACGGGCGGATGCTGATGAACTTCGGCCCGATCAATCAGCGCGGCGGCGAAAAGCGCCTGAACGTCATCTTCAGCCGCGCCAAGCACCGCATGGCGGTGGTCTCGACCATCCGCGCCGAGGCGATCACCAACACGCACAACGACGGCGCCGCCGCGCTGAAGGCCTTCCTGCAGTTCGCCGAGGCGAGCGCCCGCGGGGAGGGAGAGCGGTCGCAGGCGGTGCTGGGCGCGCTCAATCCGGGGGCGCGACAGGCTTTCGCCTCGCCGCCGCCGGCCGACCCGCTGCGCGCCTCGCTGGCCGCCGAACTACGCCGCCGCGGCCACGAGGTCCACGAGCACGTCGGGCGCTCTCAGTTCCGCTGCGATCTGGCCATCGCCGGCGGCGACGGCGAGCGCTACAGCCTGGGCGTCCTGCTCGATCCGCAGCCGGCCGACGGCCAGGCCCGGGTGCGCGAACACTACGTTTTCCGGCCGGCCGTCCTGCGCAACTTCGGCTGGCCGGTGATCGAGGTGCTGTCGACCGACTGGCTGCGCGACCCGCTCGGCGTCATCGAACGCATCGAGGCGCGGCTGGCCGGCAAGAGCGAGGCGGAACTCGACGACGACCCGCTGCTCGCGGGCCTGGACGGCCCGCTGGAGGCTCCGCCGTCGCGCATCGAGCCCGCCGACGGCGAGGGCCAGGCCCTGCCGGCCGCGTCGCTGCCCGAGACCATGCGGGAGTTCCGTTTCAAGCAGGGAACCTCGGACAAGTTCTGGCGTATCGGGCGCGACGGCCTCGACGTCACCGTCACCTATGGCCGCAGCGGAACCCGGGGCCAGGCCGTGGTGAAAACCTACGACACCGAGCGCCGCGCCCGCGCCGAGGTCGCCAAGCTGATCGAAGAAAAGCTGCGCAAGGGCTATGTCGAAGCGGGCGGCTAG
- a CDS encoding DHA2 family efflux MFS transporter permease subunit, with protein MAFAAVALGLASFMAVVDITIANVSVPTISGNLGVSSEEGEWIITFFAVANAICIPLTGFLGRRLGQVRLFAGSVTLFTIASVLCGLAPNFEALLFFRVLQGAVAGPIVPLSQALLIAIFPPQKRTFAVAMWAMTNMMGPVAGPLLGGWITDSYSWPWIFLVNAPVGVLVVAAIVFLLRGCDTPSMKAPVDIRGLCLLALAVGCLQVACDRGRTLDWFASPFIVALMVLSAVGFVLLVVWELGEKHPIIDLRLFEHRNFAVGTVAVAIGFGLYFAALVLIPLWLQTQMGFTSTWAGLVTAPMGVFGVGLAPFLGKWVAKSDARRFASVAFAAWAAVALWRSTMTTGVTAGGIALTHLAQGVGIAFFLTPVVSLSLAGLPPEKLASASGLQTAIRMMAGSIIASLAGTFWDQRSRFHQNHLVDALGDPDRATHTVQVLRGAGFDAQQTWALISRQADIQAHMLALNDFFYVSAFAFAVALGIVWLARGPKKA; from the coding sequence TTGGCCTTCGCGGCCGTCGCCCTCGGCCTGGCCTCGTTCATGGCCGTCGTGGACATCACGATCGCCAATGTCTCGGTCCCGACCATCTCGGGCAATCTCGGCGTCAGTTCCGAGGAGGGCGAGTGGATCATCACCTTCTTCGCCGTCGCCAACGCCATCTGTATTCCGTTGACCGGTTTTCTGGGTCGGCGGTTAGGGCAGGTGCGGCTGTTCGCGGGGTCGGTGACGCTGTTCACGATCGCCTCGGTCCTGTGCGGCCTGGCGCCGAATTTCGAGGCTTTGCTGTTCTTTCGCGTCCTGCAGGGCGCGGTGGCGGGGCCGATCGTCCCGCTCAGCCAGGCCCTGCTGATCGCGATCTTCCCACCCCAGAAGCGCACATTCGCGGTCGCCATGTGGGCGATGACGAACATGATGGGGCCGGTCGCCGGCCCGCTCCTGGGCGGCTGGATCACCGACAGCTACAGCTGGCCGTGGATATTCCTCGTCAACGCGCCTGTCGGGGTCCTGGTGGTCGCGGCGATCGTCTTCCTGCTGCGCGGTTGCGACACGCCGAGCATGAAGGCGCCGGTCGATATCCGGGGTCTGTGCCTGCTCGCCCTCGCCGTCGGCTGCCTGCAGGTGGCCTGCGACCGTGGCCGCACGCTGGACTGGTTCGCCTCGCCCTTCATCGTCGCCCTGATGGTGCTGTCGGCGGTCGGCTTTGTCCTGCTGGTCGTCTGGGAGCTGGGTGAAAAGCACCCGATCATCGACCTGCGCCTCTTCGAACATCGCAACTTCGCGGTGGGCACGGTGGCGGTGGCCATCGGCTTCGGGCTCTATTTCGCCGCCCTGGTGCTGATCCCGCTGTGGCTGCAGACCCAGATGGGTTTCACGTCCACCTGGGCGGGCCTGGTCACCGCGCCCATGGGCGTGTTCGGGGTGGGGCTGGCGCCCTTCCTGGGCAAATGGGTGGCCAAGAGCGACGCGCGTCGTTTCGCCAGCGTCGCCTTCGCCGCCTGGGCCGCCGTGGCTCTCTGGCGCTCGACCATGACCACCGGCGTCACCGCCGGCGGCATCGCCCTCACCCACCTGGCGCAGGGCGTGGGCATCGCCTTCTTCCTGACGCCGGTGGTCAGCCTGTCGCTGGCCGGTCTGCCGCCTGAGAAGCTGGCTTCGGCGTCGGGCCTGCAGACGGCCATCCGCATGATGGCGGGCTCGATCATCGCCTCGCTCGCGGGCACCTTCTGGGACCAGCGCTCGCGCTTCCACCAGAACCACCTCGTCGACGCCCTCGGCGATCCGGACCGCGCGACACATACGGTCCAGGTTCTGCGCGGGGCGGGCTTCGACGCGCAGCAGACCTGGGCGCTGATCAGCCGTCAGGCCGACATCCAGGCCCATATGCTGGCGCTGAACGACTTCTTCTACGTCTCCGCCTTCGCCTTCGCCGTGGCGCTCGGGATCGTCTGGCTCGCCCGCGGACCCAAGAAGGCCTGA
- a CDS encoding efflux RND transporter periplasmic adaptor subunit — translation MTDTPVQATDPVAVRRKRLIVCGGVAVAVAGAWGVSSLLSNPNLRSTDDAYVGGHVVQVTPEVAGVVTRVLADNTDNVVAGAQLVELDDADARIELAAAEAQLAQAVRNARGLFAGNARFDADVQVRRSELAKVEADLKTRQAIAGTGAVNQEDVRHAADAVRIARAALASAEQAGAEARTRTSGTTVPSNPAVRAAAERVRAAALAVQRTRIAAPVGGMVAQRAVQLGRRVGPGDKLMAVAPLDQLWIDANFKEIQLRGVCAGQPARITADLYGKQVVYHGVVQGIEAGTGAAFALLPAQNATGNWIKVVQRAPVRIRLDPAELRRNPLRIGMSTEVEIDTGRCDPKANQRPPAAADAGALYAARARAADAVVERIIAENIGG, via the coding sequence ATGACCGATACTCCTGTCCAGGCGACCGACCCCGTCGCCGTCCGCCGCAAGCGCCTCATCGTGTGCGGGGGCGTCGCGGTCGCCGTGGCCGGCGCCTGGGGCGTCAGCTCGCTGCTGTCCAACCCGAACCTGCGCTCGACCGACGACGCCTACGTCGGCGGGCACGTCGTCCAGGTGACCCCCGAGGTCGCCGGCGTCGTGACCAGGGTTCTGGCCGACAACACGGACAATGTCGTCGCCGGCGCCCAGCTGGTGGAGTTGGACGACGCCGACGCCCGCATCGAGTTGGCCGCCGCCGAGGCGCAACTGGCCCAGGCCGTGCGCAACGCCCGCGGCCTGTTCGCCGGCAACGCCCGCTTCGATGCGGACGTTCAGGTTCGTCGGAGCGAGCTGGCCAAGGTCGAGGCCGACTTGAAGACACGTCAGGCCATCGCCGGCACCGGCGCGGTCAATCAGGAAGACGTCCGACACGCCGCCGACGCCGTGCGCATCGCCCGGGCCGCCCTGGCCTCGGCCGAGCAGGCCGGGGCCGAGGCGCGGACCCGCACCAGCGGCACGACCGTTCCGTCGAATCCCGCGGTGCGGGCCGCCGCCGAACGGGTCCGCGCCGCGGCCCTGGCCGTTCAGCGCACCCGCATCGCCGCGCCGGTCGGCGGCATGGTCGCCCAGCGCGCCGTGCAGCTGGGGCGCCGGGTCGGTCCCGGCGACAAGCTGATGGCCGTGGCGCCGCTCGACCAGTTGTGGATCGACGCCAACTTCAAGGAAATCCAGCTGAGGGGCGTGTGCGCCGGGCAACCGGCCCGGATCACCGCCGACCTCTACGGCAAGCAGGTCGTCTATCACGGCGTCGTCCAGGGCATTGAAGCCGGGACCGGCGCGGCCTTCGCCCTGCTGCCTGCCCAGAACGCGACCGGCAACTGGATCAAGGTCGTTCAACGGGCCCCGGTTCGCATCCGCCTGGATCCGGCCGAGCTGCGGCGCAATCCGCTACGGATCGGCATGTCGACCGAGGTCGAGATCGACACCGGCCGCTGCGACCCCAAGGCCAACCAGCGCCCGCCCGCCGCCGCCGACGCCGGGGCCCTCTACGCCGCCCGCGCACGGGCCGCCGACGCCGTCGTCGAGCGGATCATCGCCGAGAACATCGGAGGCTAG